The genomic DNA GCGTCGGGATCAGGGCGACGCCCATCGCCGAGGCCATGCTGGCCTTGGTGCTCATGGACCACCTGCTGCGCCACCGCGCCCAGAACCTCGAGGTGCGCTCCGAGACCCCGGTGGTCCCGGCAGCTCCCGAGAGCTTGTGATGAAGCGCCACTGGCTCATGAAATCCGAGCCCTCGTCGTTCAGCGTCGACGACCTCCTGCGCCGCCCGCGCCCGACCGAGCCCTGGGATGGGGTCCGCAACTACCAGGCGCGTAACCTGATCCGCGACGAAATGAAGCCCAAGGACCTCGCATTCTTCTATCATTCGAGCTGCGACGAGCCGGGCGTTGCGGGGGTCATGGAGGTGGCCAGTCCGGCCTACCCAGATCCCACGGCCTTCGATCCCAGCCACCACCACTTCGACCCCGACAGCTCGCCGGACAGCCCGCGCTGGCTCCTGGTCGACGTGCGCTTGGTGCGCAAGCTCCGCCGCATCATCACGCTCACGGAGCTCCGGACCCATCCCGAGCTTTCGGGTCTTCCGTTGCTCAAACGCGGCAATCGCCTGTCGGTCATGCCGGTGAGCCCGGCGCATTGGGACTTCATTTTGGGACTCGAATAGGGGCGAGGGCTACGCGCCCACGACCAGCACCGCCGCGCCCTGGACCCGGCCGGCCTCGAGGTCGTCGAGGGCCTCGTTGGCAAGCGCCAACGGATAGGGCACTACGGTGGTCCGCACCGGGATGCGTGGCGCGAGTCGCAGGAGCTCCTCGCCGTCCCGGCGGGTAAGGTTGGCGACCGAGCGCACCACGCGCTCGCCCCACAGGATCCGATACGGGAACGACGGGATGTCGCTCATGTGGATCCCGGCGCACATCACCGTCCCGCCTTTGACGAGGGCCCTCAGGGCCGCGGGAACCAACGCGCCGACCGGTGCGAAGATGAGCGCGACATCGAGCGGCTCGGGCGGCGCGGTGTCCGCATCGCCGGCCCACACGGCGCCCAGCGCCAGAGCGAAATGCTGGGCTTCGGCATCCCCACGCCGGGTGAAGGCGTACACCTCGCGGCCCTGGTAGCGCGCGATCTGGGTCACGATGTGGGCCGCGGCCCCGAAGCCGTAGACGCCGAGCCGTCGCGCATCGCCCGCCAGGCGCAGCGCGCGGTACCCGATGACCCCGGCACACAGGAGCGGCGCGGCCTCGACGTCGGAAACGCCGTGTGCGAGCGGGAAGCAGAAACGCGCATCGGCCAGGGCGTACTCGGCGTAGCCGCCGTCCTCCCGGTAGCCCGTGAATCGGGCAGAGTCGCAGAGGTTC from Pseudomonadota bacterium includes the following:
- a CDS encoding chorismate synthase (catalyzes the formation of chorismate from 5-O-(1-carboxyvinyl)-3-phosphoshikimate in aromatic amino acid biosynthesis); the encoded protein is VGIRATPIAEAMLALVLMDHLLRHRAQNLEVRSETPVVPAAPESL
- a CDS encoding EVE domain-containing protein, translated to MKRHWLMKSEPSSFSVDDLLRRPRPTEPWDGVRNYQARNLIRDEMKPKDLAFFYHSSCDEPGVAGVMEVASPAYPDPTAFDPSHHHFDPDSSPDSPRWLLVDVRLVRKLRRIITLTELRTHPELSGLPLLKRGNRLSVMPVSPAHWDFILGLE
- a CDS encoding zinc-dependent alcohol dehydrogenase family protein; translation: MRAMVLSAPGTPLALADIPLPHPGPGQVLVRISACGVCRTDLHVARGELPDPKLPLVLGHEIVAHIADLGPLVTGFALGDRVGVPWLWSTCGICGYCERGAENLCDSARFTGYREDGGYAEYALADARFCFPLAHGVSDVEAAPLLCAGVIGYRALRLAGDARRLGVYGFGAAAHIVTQIARYQGREVYAFTRRGDAEAQHFALALGAVWAGDADTAPPEPLDVALIFAPVGALVPAALRALVKGGTVMCAGIHMSDIPSFPYRILWGERVVRSVANLTRRDGEELLRLAPRIPVRTTVVPYPLALANEALDDLEAGRVQGAAVLVVGA